Genomic window (Takifugu rubripes chromosome 1, fTakRub1.2, whole genome shotgun sequence):
GCATCCATATCTCCGAATCTGAGGAGGATGTGGGTTTCACACCCTCGCTCCTGCACCTTAAGATGCATACTCatactttttttgggggggggtgttgaagcAAACcgttgtctttttttaatctgcaaTTATATAGGGCAAAAACTCCAGCGTGTGGTCATTTCCAAGCATGGAGAGTAACCATAGTCTCAGAGTTTGTTATATTTTCAGAAGAATAAACTCAAGACTCTTAAATAAGGATTCAGTTCATGCAGCTTTCCTTCAACCACTGTGGTAGATTTCTCTGTCATAGGTCTCCGTTTCAAAaaaagtgaaagagaaagtTCCCCACGTGGCCGCGGGGGCTGCGGCGCTTGGTGGGGCTCCGTCACTGCAGCGCTGGTTGCACCATCTCATCGGCCCTGATGAAGGAGGACAGGTGATGGGGGTGGCGAGAGGCAAAATCGCTGTTTTCCTCTGTCAGCTGTTTGGTTTTCAGCCCGATGCTGGACAGCGAAGGCGTCACCACGACCTCGTCACGATGAGACATTTTCCCCCTGAGAGACAGCGAAGCGGCGATAAAGGAGGAGGTCAGGTGTAACGACACATTAATAATGGTCAACCATACCTGAAAACGACGCTTAACGTCGATTTGAGCCACGCGAAGAAGCTGTATCGAGCTGCAATGCCTGAAATTAAAGTTCAGACTAAAACGTTAAACTATGGAGACGCACTCCGGGTGTCCATGGATGGTGCCAGCACGCAAGGACACAAGAATTCCAGCGGCTGAGCAGCACCGACCGCATGTGGGTGCTTAACACTTTCAAAGATTGTGCTCAGGAATGCGAGCCAGGCTAACGCGGCTTGATGCGCAGCGGCTAGCTGTCACATCCAGCCATTCCACACATGTCTCGTCACAACAGCTGCCAGGCTGCCTGAAGCGCGGACCACAGGCAAAACCTCCAGCAACGTTCCCCAAAAACACGATACCAGGCTACCCAAGGACTGACAGCAGGGCGGCCAGAGCTGAGAGCGACAACTGTAGCGACGGAGCCCACAGCAGAGGGGATTTCCTCTTTAACAGCCATGAAAAAGAGCAATGACAGGAAGTCCAGTACTACAGATTAGCGCTGTTAAGGAAAATAACCCCTAACAACTATTCTCATATCATTTTGCCTTGACAGTACCTCAAAAAGCCAAGCTAAGAACCCATAAATGGCAGGATTTGTAGCCAAATATCAGGGAAACATCACCTGGAGGTAGCCCAGGGTTTGTCTTCCCAATgtagaggaagagcagcaaggCAACGCCGATGTTTGCGACAGCATAAACCCACTGGATTACAAACATGATCAATATGGAGCTCAGGGCCTGCAAGACAATAACAGTTTCACATAGTTAGAACTTTACAGcttcctaaaaaaaaacaagcgcTGCTCCAAAAGTGCGTCATACCCCGAAAAGAGCCACCCAGTGGTTGCAGAATTTTGTGTGGAATGAATCCTGCATGGCTTTGATTTCAAagttctgctgctcagctgcaccTGCAAAGGTCCAATGAGGCGTCAGGTGTGTGTCAGACTCTCAGCCTATGGTGGCCATAGTGGAACACCTGTGCAGAGTTGGAGGCCTACCCGATGAATCCTGCTCCTGGTGCGTTTGCGACGCCCTGATTTGCGTTTCTCCGGCAGGGCTCTCCTCCCGAAGAGGCGTGTCTCCGCCTGAGGCCGAACTCGCCACAGCTGCTCTCTCCTCTGAGAAGAGGTTGCTGTTAAGGTCCAGGCCAAAGCTGTCCATCAGCTTCTGCTTCTTGCTAACGTcggttctcctgctcctcctgttcgCTGGCCTCACAGAGGTCACCGAGGGGTCGACGGTTGAGGTGGAGGGAAACATCTGATCCATGTCCTTAGTGAATTCCAGCAGGGTGCCTTTAAGGTGCAAAGTTTTGCTGCCGCTGCCATAATTGGGGAGCGTGACCTCGACCAGCGGCTGGGAGCCCGGCCTGGATGACCTGCGGTGGTGCCCCCTGCCCAAGAGGGAGTCTCTCTTCTCCTTACGCTGCAGCTGGAAGGTCATGGCCACGCTGAAGTAGGAGTAGTCGATGAAGCTGTAGGTGAGCATGAAGTTGATACTGACGATAGGAGCCAGCACGTTGACCTGGCCGATGAAAATAAAGGCCAAGGTCAGCAGGCTGGTCAGACAGATGGCCGCCACCGGAGTCCTGTTGGGCCCTCTCTGACAAAGGGAGAGAGGCGAGGTCACCATACTGCCGCTGGAGCGCGTGTTTTACTGGAGTTTCAAGTTCAGAGAGTTGAGAGTGTTAAACTGTGCATAAAAGTGCTTCAGCTCCATTTATATGGATGGATTTTAAATGACCTTATCACAAAGAGAATCTCCTTTACACGtgtatcattaaaaaaaaaagtttaggaGACCTAAACTATTGTGGTGCGACCGGAAGctcaaaagaacaaaaaaaaaggcctgtgtATGATCATCTAGAGtcaaatgcaaacacaccagCCGCTCTGTGGATGGACAAACCACTACAAGATGTGCTTTGTTAGCAGCTCTGCAGTTGAAGGAGCACCGCTGTGCCTGGCGGACCTCCAGAGAAGGCAGCACGGGGAGCAGGGCCGTGCCCTTTAGCCCCttcctgtgtttgttctgaAGCTTTGATTCAGCCCAAGATGTCTAAGGCCTCATTCCGCGGCGGTGGACGAGGTCAAGGCGCCAGTGCGGCTGCGTAGCAGTGGTGAGTAACAATACTGTCATCCCCATCACTTCTATGAAGTAGAGACTGGAGCCTACAGTTGGGCCATGctctcaccacttcctgttcaggccCTGACCCCCCTTTTACATCAAGGCAGGCTCACTTAGTGCTGACAAAGTGCTCAAACTGAGATGCTAATCCACCTACCCTACCCTAGCCTGAGCAATGAAGCACATTTTGGAGTGAACACAACAGAATTGTCATTTCAGCCGTAACTGTCAGTCCATTTGCCTCATTTTCAGAAGGTGACCCAAACAAAAAGTAAGTTTAACTAATCTGAACTTCTCAGAGGGCAAACGTCTTTTGACACGGTCTTCTAATAAAACAACTGCTTAAGTGTGCAAAGCAAGGGTCGTCCCCCGCTCTTTTCATGCACCCACCCCTCTTCCCAGGAAGGCCAGAGCTGGAATAACCCTCTCTTGGGCGATGCACTGGAGGATCCTGGGCGCTCCGTACAGGCCACCCATGCAGGAAGCCAGGGAGGAGATGTAGAGGcccagcagaaagaggaaaccCACCAAGGAgacctggaggaagagagaaaacaaacagaggCTGGAAGAGGATGGGTTGTGTCGGGAGCTCACAACAGCTACGCCCAGCTCAGTTCCGCTGCAGCTAAACCCTGTGAAAACAAGGAGCTCTGGCCGCTGAGGTGCAGAACCGGGCCGCAGAGTCACATCGTTTTCTATATACGACCGAGCGTGTGGATGAATTAAACCTCGGCTCGCTTATGTACAAACCTGAGAACAGTTGAACCATGCAGAATCCCCCATCTCACCTCTCCTGACCAGCCGGGCCCATTAAAGCGGACAGGGGGAGTTTACCTTTTCGGCTATCAAGAAGTCGTAGCGTAGAGCTTCTCTGGTGCAGATGGCCCCCAGGAGGAAGACAAAGACCAGATACAGGAACCACCTGTGGGTCCCCAACAGCCCAGCAACACAGTGTTTACCAGCTGCTGCACGCACAGTCAGGAGACTTCAGTAATGACAGGTCAGGTTATTGATCGATAGGTCAGGTTATTGATCGATAGGTGGGTCTAATTCATTTAACTGGTGCAGCTCATTCCACACGCTGGTTAGCATTGGTGCTACAAGGCTAACTGCTGTCACAACCAACTCGATCAAGATGGAACACCCTAGGCAGCATGTTGGGTTCTCACTGGGAATTCTGACTACAAAACACCAATGATGGACATTGTAAACTTTATTTGGATATCTGGACACCATATCTGTTCTACatcattaaataaaacacaaatgtccATATTTCCATCTGTCATGAGTCAGGTAAGTTAAATCAATCCCCTGTGAATGATCCAATTAAAAGCTTACATTAACAGTCCGAATCTGAATGCTTCATTAGGCTGAGGTGAGTTTTAATAACCTTGTGCCATCACTTCAACATGACTCGGAATTTCTGTGTCCACCTTCTGGCCAGGTGTGTAATTACACCTAAACGCAGCAGCCTTAGTGACAGCTGTAGTCGGTGGAGGATTTAGTCTGCCTCTACAAAAAGTCTCCACCAGTAAGTGCGCATTATTTAAATTTacaaagctgctgtttgtgtcccAGACTTTGTATCTGTGCGTGCATGGGAACGTACGATGTGAAGACAGCTGCCAGTGTTCCCACAGGGATGTTGTTTTCAGGCCGCTGGAGGTCTGAGCTCATGTTGAAACCTGCCATAACccctataaacacacacacacacacacacacacacacacacaccaaatatgTACAGATCAGACTGAAAATACAAACATTATGTTGACTTTATCTATACAGCTGCAGagatgggtggggtgggggggtcacctgTAGCGGCAGGAAAGAAGACCCCGAACACTGTGAAGAAATTTTCACCCGGCGTGTAATCTGGCATCGCGTTGCTGCCGAGCAACCGGGACGAGTATCCGACGAAGCCGTGGTCTGAAACAGGTGGCAGCAGTGGAAAAGAGTGAGCTGTAGCCAGATGTTTGCCAGAGGGGCGACGCATTAAACCACCAAAActgatgctaacgctaactcAGCAGCTGCATCAGCAAATAAGGCTCAACTGGCATTCGCTAAAGGCAACGCGTTCCCAATCCTCAGATCAAATCGTCTCATTTCTCTCAGCGAAAGAAGAAACGCGAGGACTTATCGACCTCAATAGTTACTAATTAATGTCCCGCAGCAACGCTGCAGATAGTGTTTTAAAAGTGATGAATTCGGCAAACCCCAGATTAGAGGAGACGGGTCTTTTGTGGAACATGGACGAGCACAGATTGTTCTGCACTGGTGGGGGCCATTTGAAACCACAACACTCTGAAGGACCCGCCTGTGTTACAGCACCGGAGATTTTCCCCTCGGTTATCTTGCGATGGGAAAGAATGTGTTCTCTCAGATTAATGACATGTTTATCCAAAAGGAAGTCGCCACCCTTTTCAGAAGCTCCGCGGCTTCCAAGTTTCAGGGAAAAGAACCGGGGTGAGCGAAAGAaggtgagagagagtgagaatgTGTACGCTTGAGACAAAAGCGAAGTGTTCCAGGCACACATGGGCTCCAGGAGAGGAGTTTAGCTGGGCATCAAAGGAGAGTCGCAGCCTAAACTGTAGTTCACTCCGTGACCCGGTGAGACCGCCCTCTgtccaaacaatcagaaacagtgTCCATGTTTGCACCACGGGCTCCCCACCCATGTTACAACATCACACGGCAGCATCCAAGCGGGCCTGGTTCTATTCAGCCGAGGGCGTTCACGCGTCCGTGGGGCAAAACAACTGCTCTGAACCCAAGTGATCCAGATAAACCGCGAAGTGCGTTTAATTTTGAGATCTGAGAAAATTACCTGCAGGCCTCAGTGGCggagaagaaataaaacacGTGACTGCGGGGGGAGTTATCCTTTAGTGGGTTTAGTAAAAACAGACAggttctttcttttatttgtcccaacaaataaaaataaattcgTTAGCGCGCGCCATCGTTAATGGCCGATGTTAGCGTGCAGCTAACTAGCGGAGGAACCGACGTGGTTGTAACTTACTGGCAGATTAAAGCAGCAAGTCATCCAGATATTTAGCAGAGGAGGATTTGATGGCGTTTCCTCGACAGCAGAGGTTGTGCCGAGACGAGCGTTTGAGGCCGTGCATCCGAGGGATTCAGACACAGCTGGGCCGAACATTCCTCTGATACAGAATGTGGAATGCACTGTCAGATTACATGAGCGGCTGAGGCTTCTCCCTGGGTCTGACCTCGATTCTCCCACTCTGACCGGTGTGAAGCGTTTGCGGAGCAGGGGGACAGGCTGTGGGGGTCCACGCAGGTGGACAAAGTCCCACTGATGAAGCAGAGCGTCACGTAAAGATGGTAAAGCGctctctggaggagcagcaggcctcAGATCGCTCTTCCGGACTTCTCTCTTTGTCATTTTTGAAAAATGTGGATGAGTCTAGTTAACACCCAAAACCCCAGACCCAGAGAGAACGGTCCAACTTCCTGTGCTGCGAAGAACTGGCTGCACATGAGGGAACTGGGGCCGAACAAGGCGGGTCTGGCTGCTTTAATCAGGTTTGGCTGTGACAGCATGTCGAAAGTAATGTCACAGATCAACCTGACTGATTTCTACACATTTCTGGAAAATAAAAGGTCATTTCCTAAGAAAGCTGTAATGCAGAAAAGACGAGATGAGTCACTTAACGCACCATTCTTACTTTGTTAAAAAGGTCAGCTTTGAGGTAAACATTTAATAATTCTCTTTTGTGACCTTGCAAAGTCAGTTTTGGCATAAATCTAATTATTTCTCTTTAATCCACCCTCGACAGGTCTTCACATAGGGACAGTGACACCATACAAAATCCTCACAATAAGGTCCAGAGTCGCACTCCAAACCATCAGCGAACTATGCtcaacacacacttttatttttgtaaaccaaaaaaaccaaaacagataATGGCCATCTCCATGTGGTTGCTTCTCTACAGAAGGTCCTGGAAGGCCCGTAAAAGCAAAGGATGAAATGACTGCAGCAGAAATCAAAACATAATCTGGTTGCTGGTGCTAATTTGGGCTATTTTCACAAGTTCCTCTGCCAAACATGAGGTCACCatgtcagagagcagctcctAATTGGAAAAAGGTGAAGAAGCTAGCATGGATCCTGCTCTCACACGCCTGTTATTAGGCTACTGCACCACAGAGAAGGCAGGaatttgtgttgctgttgttttaatgCCCAAGATTTAGGAGGAATTCTGCATTTttgcatacatacatatgtTTACACATATATTTTAAATCACTGTTTTATTGCAGTGTAATTGATATCTTTAGTAGGACTATACTAATcttatcaaagaaaaaaaagtcacaaaaatgtttgtaTCTGCAGAACTTTTCTCTACAGGGCAGGATGTTGATAATCAGTGAGAACAGGAAATGTGGGGAAGGACTTCCTGACGGGCAGCAAATGAATACAGTCTagacaaaaaaagagcaacatttCCTcaccaaaagaggaaaaataatctTCATGAGAGACATAGTGCCAGTCTCAGCCCCCGATCAAGCAATAACAAATAGAATTCACTAAGAAAAGACGTTCAATACTGCataagtgcaaaaaaaaaaaaaaaaaaaaattgcttaaTTTCATCAAGCAACCGTGGGCGGTTTAGTGGTTCTACAGCGACCCCGAGTGGTGTAATCGAGTATTACACATGAAGGTGATTTTCAGATTGTTTTTCTGGACTAAAACTAAGACCACTGCAGCAGCCATTAGAAAATATTTTCTGATTTAAATAAGCTTTTCAAGGATTTCCTGTATAGACTCCAAAAGTGTTCCCTCATATCTTTTTGAGACACAGAGACCATAATAAGCATTATTTCTTGAGGCATTAAATATTATTATCCAACCAAATACTGCTTAGCCCACCTGGATCGAGGTGAGTGAAAGTGCCGATGACAAAGTCCAGCGTGGAGATGGCGAGcacggccagcagcagcagctggagcctgaCGATCCACTTGACCCCGGCCAGGTTGATTCCCAGCAGCGCCAGCAGCACCGCCGCCGACAAACCTCGCACCACCCACTGGCCTTGCAGCCCC
Coding sequences:
- the slc12a8 gene encoding solute carrier family 12 member 8 codes for the protein MESLPVGWTLHTCDQEGDRSGLLRGADPDISAVTHVCDLFHEDAQGFQQSSQPWWRIKLFVWEPVLFGTWDGVFTTCMINIFGVVLFLRTGYLVGNTGVPLGMFLVSLVVVVALVTVMSGIGVSEHCGVGSGGIYSMISTVLGSRVGGTVGLLYVFGQCVAGAMYITGFSESVAEVLGLQGQWVVRGLSAAVLLALLGINLAGVKWIVRLQLLLLAVLAISTLDFVIGTFTHLDPDHGFVGYSSRLLGSNAMPDYTPGENFFTVFGVFFPAATGVMAGFNMSSDLQRPENNIPVGTLAAVFTSWFLYLVFVFLLGAICTREALRYDFLIAEKVSLVGFLFLLGLYISSLASCMGGLYGAPRILQCIAQERVIPALAFLGRGRGPNRTPVAAICLTSLLTLAFIFIGQVNVLAPIVSINFMLTYSFIDYSYFSVAMTFQLQRKEKRDSLLGRGHHRRSSRPGSQPLVEVTLPNYGSGSKTLHLKGTLLEFTKDMDQMFPSTSTVDPSVTSVRPANRRSRRTDVSKKQKLMDSFGLDLNSNLFSEERAAVASSASGGDTPLREESPAGETQIRASQTHQEQDSSGAAEQQNFEIKAMQDSFHTKFCNHWVALFGALSSILIMFVIQWVYAVANIGVALLLFLYIGKTNPGLPPGIAARYSFFAWLKSTLSVVFRGKMSHRDEVVVTPSLSSIGLKTKQLTEENSDFASRHPHHLSSFIRADEMVQPALQ